The proteins below come from a single Aegilops tauschii subsp. strangulata cultivar AL8/78 chromosome 6, Aet v6.0, whole genome shotgun sequence genomic window:
- the LOC109781146 gene encoding alpha/beta-gliadin A-IV, with protein sequence MKTFLILALLAIVATTATIAVRVPVPQLQPQNPSQQQPQEQVPLVQQQQFLGQQQPFPPQQPYPQPQPFPSQQPYMQLQPFPQPQLPYPQPQLPYPQPQPFRPQQSYPQPQPQYSQPQQPISQQQQQQQQQQQQQQILQQILQQQLIPCRDVVLQQHSIAHGSSQVLQQSTYQLVQQLCCQQLWQIPEQSRCQAIHNVVHAIILHHQQQQQQQQQQQQQQQPLSQVCFQQPQQQYPSGQGSFQPSQQNPQAQGSVQPQQLPQFEEIRNLALETLPAMCNVYIPPYCTIAPVGIFGTN encoded by the coding sequence ATGAAGACCTTTCTCATCCTTGCCCTCCTTGCTATTGTAGCAACCACCGCCACAATTGCAGTTAGAGTTCCAGTGCCACAATTGCAGCCACAAAATCCATCTCAGCAACAACCACAAGAGCAAGTTCCATTGGTACAGCAACAACAATTTCTAGGGCAGCAACAACCATTTCCACCACAACAGCCATATCCGCAGCCGCAACCATTTCCATCACAACAACCATATATGCAGCTGCAACCATTTCCGCAGCCGCAACTACCATATCCGCAGCCGCAACTACCATATCCGCAGCCGCAACCATTTCGACCACAACAATCATATCCACAACCGCAACCACAGTATTCGCAACCACAACAACCAATttcgcagcagcagcagcagcagcaacaacaacaacaacaacaacagatCCTTCAACAAATTTTGCAACAACAACTGATTCCATGCAGGGATGTTGTATTGCAACAACACAGCATAGCGCATGGAAGCTCACAAGTTTTGCAACAAAGTACTTACCAGCTGGTGCAACAATTGTGTTGTCAGCAGCTGTGGCAGATCCCCGAGCAGTCGCGGTGCCAAGCCATCCACAATGTTGTTCATGCTATTATTCTGcatcatcaacaacaacaacaacaacaacaacaacaacaacaacaacaacaaccgtTGAGCCAGGTCTGCTTCCAACAGCCTCAACAACAATATCCATCAGgccagggctccttccagccatCTCAGCAAAACCCACAGGCCCAGGGCTCTGTCCAGCCTCAACAACTGCCCCAGTTTGAGGAAATAAGGAACCTAGCGCTAGAGACGCTACCTGCAATGTGCAATGTCTATATCCCTCCATATTGCACCATTGCTCCAGTTGGCATCTTCGGTACTAACTGA